One Streptomyces lincolnensis genomic region harbors:
- a CDS encoding YceI family protein, protein MGLTAKIRTRDGWAVSHAVVTVTDMTGSQVLRAEADGEGAVRDETALAPGAYTVIVTAVGYAPAASSAIVTASGRAEVGTVTLARQGGTELPPPGPWTIDPAHSGVAAVAQHLGISSVRGRFTEFSGVIEVAPDDVTRSRVEAVIRAASIDTGNGMRDTHLRSADFLDVERFPELTYRSTGLTPAGSDRWTVHGELSLHGVVRPVDVDLAYLGTGADPWGGTRAAFRATAELHREDFAMNYNQVVQAGIAAIGTTLRVELDIQAVQGESLPQG, encoded by the coding sequence ATGGGACTGACCGCGAAGATCCGTACGCGGGACGGCTGGGCCGTGTCGCACGCGGTCGTCACGGTGACCGACATGACCGGCTCGCAGGTGCTGCGCGCCGAGGCGGACGGTGAGGGCGCCGTACGGGACGAGACCGCTCTGGCGCCGGGGGCGTACACCGTGATCGTCACGGCCGTCGGGTACGCGCCGGCCGCCTCCAGCGCGATCGTCACCGCGAGCGGGCGGGCCGAGGTCGGCACGGTGACCCTGGCCCGGCAGGGCGGCACCGAGCTGCCCCCGCCCGGGCCCTGGACGATCGACCCGGCGCACTCCGGGGTGGCCGCGGTCGCCCAGCACCTGGGGATCTCCAGTGTGCGCGGCCGGTTCACGGAGTTCTCCGGGGTGATCGAGGTCGCGCCGGACGACGTGACCAGGTCCCGGGTGGAGGCGGTGATCCGGGCCGCGTCCATCGACACCGGCAACGGCATGCGGGACACCCACCTGAGGTCGGCGGACTTCCTGGACGTCGAGCGGTTCCCGGAGCTGACCTACCGGTCCACGGGGCTCACCCCGGCCGGGTCCGACCGCTGGACCGTGCACGGCGAGCTGAGCCTGCACGGCGTGGTGCGGCCGGTCGACGTGGACCTCGCCTACCTGGGCACGGGCGCGGACCCCTGGGGCGGCACCCGGGCGGCCTTCCGGGCCACGGCCGAGCTGCACCGGGAGGACTTCGCCATGAACTACAACCAGGTCGTCCAGGCCGGTATCGCCGCCATCGGCACGACGCTCAGGGTGGAGCTGGACATCCAGGCCGTGCAGGGGGAGTCGCTGCCGCAGGGCTGA